The Luteibacter flocculans genomic interval TGCGGCACGATCAATAGCTCGCCGTCGGCATCGTAGAAATAACGCCCGCTCATCGAGCGGTTGGCGGCGTACAGATGGATACCGACACCGGCCTGTTCTGCCGCGCCGCCATTGCCTGCCATGGTGAACAGACCATCGAGGAAATCGACCGGCTGCACCGGCATCGCGAGCGGATCCCAGCGCAACTGGTTGGGTGTGGCGGGCGCTTCGTCGAAGCGATTGTGGAATGTGCCCGGCGCCAGTTCGGTAAACGGCGAATGCTGTGCTGCGGGTCGGATGCGGTACAGCCAACTGCGCCGATTGCGGTGGCGCGGCGCAGTAAACGCGCTGCCGGACAGCTGCTCGGCGTAAAGACCCTTCGCGACGCGCTGCGGCGAATTCTGGCCGGTCGGCAGCACGCCTGCTACCGCCTCGGTGGCGAACTCGTTACCGAAGCCGCTCTGGTAACCACGGGTATCGTCGGTGTGGCTCATCGGGGTGATCCTTGAGATGAACGCATCGCGGCGCGGCCCTTCGTGGGTCCGCGCCGCGCTTATCCTAGCGTTGCCGGTACGGTCAGAGCACGCCGCGGCGCATCTGATCGCGTTCGATGGACTCGAACAGGGCCTTGAAGTTGCCGTTGCCGAAGCCTTCATTGCCCTTGCGCTGGATGATCTCGAAGAAGATCGGGCCGACGTTGTTCTGGGTGAAGATCTGCAGCAGCAGCTTCGTCTTGGTTTCGTCGTCCGCGTCGATCAGCAGCTTGTTCTCGCGCAGGCGCGGCACGTCCTCGCCATGGTTCGGCACGCGCTCGTCGATCACTTCGTAATAGGTATCCGGCGTGTCGAGAAACGCGACGTTCTGCGCGCGCATGGCTTCCACCGAGTCGTAGATATTGTCGGTGAACAGCGCGATGTGCTGGATGCCCTCGCCCTTGTACTCGCGGAGATACTCGTTGATCTGCGACTTCTCATCCGACGACTCATTGAGCGGAATGCGCACGAGGCCGTCCGGTGCGGTCATGGCCTTGGAAACCAGGCCCGTCTTCGCGCCCTTGATGTCGAAGTAGCGGATCTCGCGGAAATTGAAGAGGCGCTCGTAGTACTCCGACCACTTCTCCATGTTGCCGAACTCGAGGTTGTGCGTGAGGTGGTCGATGAAGGTCAGCCCGAAGCCCTTGGGACGACGATCCACGCCCGGCAGCCACTCGAACTCGGCCTCGTACGCCTCGCCCTTGGCGCCATAAGTGTCGATCAGATAAAGCGCCGCGCCACCGATGCCTTCGATCGTCGGCACCTGCAGGGCCAGCGTTTCGGGCTTGTGCGCGATCTTCGTCGCGCCATTGGACAGCGCCGTCGCCTGCACGTCCGTCGCCGGGCGATTGAAACGGATGGCGAAGCCACACGCCGACGGGCCGTGCTTGGCTGCGAAGTCCGCGGCGAAGGAACCGGATTCCTCGTTCACCAGGAAATTGCAGTCGCCCTGGCGGTACAGGGTGATCTTCTTCGTCTTGTGCCGCGCCACGGCCGTGAAGCCCAGGCGCGGGAACAGGTTGTGCAGGAGAGCCGCATCCGGCGCAGCGAATTCGACGAATTCGAAGCCATCGACGCCTTGAGGGTTCTCGAAGGTGGTGACTTCCATACCGATATTGGGCTGGGCGCTCATGGGCGATACTCCTGGGGTCGGGGGCGGCTTGCGCCGTTTACCCGCCCCTTATAGTTTCAGTTGTAACCATTTGCAAGGATTCGCGCAGCATGATCACCGACACCGTCCCCGCCCATGCCCCGCTGGAGTTGGAGCGCTTCCTGCCCTATCGCCTGTCGATCCTGTCGAATACGGTCAGCCAGTCGATCGCCACGGAATATCAGGACCGATTCGAACTCAGCATGACGGAATGGCGCGTGATGACGATCCTCGCCCGCTTTCCGGAGGTTTCGGCGCGGGAAGTGGTCGAGCGCACGGCCATGGACAAGGTGGCGGTGAGCCGCGCCGTGGCGCGGCTGGTCGAAGCGGGACGAGTGGATCGCAGCACGCACGGCGGCGACAAGCGCCGCTCCGTGCTGAAACTGTCCGAGGCGGGCTGGGCTATCCACGACGAGGTGGCGCCCCTGGCACGAGCCCACGAGCGCGATCTGCTGGCAAAGCTGGACGAAGCGGAACGCGTGCAGCTCGACCGCATCCTGGACAAGCTGCTGGGGCCATGAG includes:
- a CDS encoding MarR family winged helix-turn-helix transcriptional regulator; this encodes MITDTVPAHAPLELERFLPYRLSILSNTVSQSIATEYQDRFELSMTEWRVMTILARFPEVSAREVVERTAMDKVAVSRAVARLVEAGRVDRSTHGGDKRRSVLKLSEAGWAIHDEVAPLARAHERDLLAKLDEAERVQLDRILDKLLGP
- the hppD gene encoding 4-hydroxyphenylpyruvate dioxygenase; this translates as MEVTTFENPQGVDGFEFVEFAAPDAALLHNLFPRLGFTAVARHKTKKITLYRQGDCNFLVNEESGSFAADFAAKHGPSACGFAIRFNRPATDVQATALSNGATKIAHKPETLALQVPTIEGIGGAALYLIDTYGAKGEAYEAEFEWLPGVDRRPKGFGLTFIDHLTHNLEFGNMEKWSEYYERLFNFREIRYFDIKGAKTGLVSKAMTAPDGLVRIPLNESSDEKSQINEYLREYKGEGIQHIALFTDNIYDSVEAMRAQNVAFLDTPDTYYEVIDERVPNHGEDVPRLRENKLLIDADDETKTKLLLQIFTQNNVGPIFFEIIQRKGNEGFGNGNFKALFESIERDQMRRGVL